In the genome of Vicia villosa cultivar HV-30 ecotype Madison, WI linkage group LG7, Vvil1.0, whole genome shotgun sequence, one region contains:
- the LOC131615800 gene encoding uncharacterized protein LOC131615800, which produces MGQIVRRKKKGRPSKADLARRSGQSPVTSQSDLRRSRRRRNVRYNIDYDDYIDEEDEEEDEDERRREKKKLKLVEKLNQGVDEEEEDEDEEDSLPSRGRPRVVHARAVQSEKRKFGRKNDDDEEEYEEEREEEEEEEEVEEGNDNAEEREHEDKGEDEGEGERGEVKGVKVDSKGLHSVTGTPLKILSVIPLPDKRTLELILDKLQKKDTYGVYAEPVDPEELPDYHDVIDNPMDFATVRNKLANGSYTTLEQFESDVFLICSNAMQYNSSDTIYHKQARSIQELARKKFEKLRINIERTQSEQKSEQKTRSNSLGKNLAKRPLGYASQEPVASDFFSGATLATTGNVPPISHPMQGTLSERPSNIDGLVAGNAFFIDANQEKAEDFMLGKGLLSKMGRKSSVQDYERKSYVQDYERRATYNTSYLSATGSDSIFTTFESEVKQLVTVGLQAEYSYARSLARYAATLGPTAWKIASQRIQQALPSGCKFGRGWVGEYEPLPTPVLMLDNRVQKHHSLPTTLQSTTKLTKAGKDGKNLESTLERPVNEQMLEGKQPSIRPGSGLTSEAKSSLFSSAGLTPNTSTSLTHQQPNVQTRNIGKSENKGLKQVELNSLPSSDQNSASLVAKLKSNAPAAVSKPREMVPSSMSILTSMPFKQPDANGVVSGELPNGTVRNTSFNRRMTAPPSESTSTQTVRSAPFVTHGQEQSLSDPVQMMRMLSEKAQRQQASSSSNHPPTETPQVQMMRMLSEKAQKQQTSSSYNHSPTETPPVQMMRMLSEKAQKQQASSSYNHSTAETTPVQMVRMLSEKAQKQQASSSSNHPPTETPSVQMMRMLSENAQKPQASSSSNHSPTETPPITPNPPGQREDLSNASAAAARAWMSVGAAGFKQGPENSSSPKSQISAESLYNPAREYQQHISRSRGEFPSGGIPFQSEKNCFPFQALVPQHHAISQFSNRPMVFRQQVAASDLSRFQMQPPWQAVRPHSQPRQKQETLPPDLNIGFQSPGSPAKQSSGVLVDSQQPDLALQL; this is translated from the exons ATGGGTCAGATCGTGAGGAGGAAGAAGAAAGGGCGTCCTTCTAAAGCAGATCTAGCTCGCCGTTCCGGTCAGTCTCCGGTGACCTCTCAATCGGACTTACGACGGAGCCGGCGGCGGCGAAATGTGAGGTATAATATAGACTACGATGATTACATCGACGAGGAAGACGAGGAGGAAGATGAAGACGAGAGAAGGAGAGAGAAGAAGAAGCTGAAGCTTGTGGAGAAGCTCAACCAGGGTGTAGAtgaggaggaagaagatgaagatgaagaggacTCATTACCCAGTCGCGGTAGGCCGCGTGTGGTACACGCACGCGCGGTTCAGTCTGAGAAACGAAAGTTTGGAAGGAAAaacgatgatgatgaagaagaatatgAAGAGGAaagggaagaggaagaagaagaagaagaagttgaagAAGGGAATGATAATGCAGAGGAACGTGAACATGAAGATAAAGGTGAAGATGAAGGTGAAGGTGAAAGGGGTGAG GTAAAGGGTGTAAAAGTGGATTCCAAAGGGCTCCACTCTGTTACAG GAACCCCTTTGAAGATTCTGTCTGTGATTCCGTTGCCGGATAAGAGGACTCTTGAATTGATCCTTGACAAGCTTCAGAA GAAGGACACATATGGTGTGTATGCAGAGCCAGTTGATCCGGAAGAG CTTCCCGATTATCATGATGTGATTGATAATCCTATGGACTTTGCCACCGTGAGGAATAAGTTGGCAAACGGATCATACACTACATTGGAACAATTTGAG AGTGATGTATTTTTGATTTGCTCAAATGCAATGCAATACAATTCGTCCGACACGATATACCACAAACAG GCACGTTCAATACAAGAACTAGCTAGAAAGAAGTTTGAGAAGTTAAGGATCAACATAGAACGCACTCAGAGTGAGCAGAAATCTGAACAAAAAACAAGATCCAATTCCTTAGGTAAGAATCTAGCAAAAAGGCCACTTGGTTATGCTTCACAGGAACCTGTTGCCTCTGATTTCTTCTCCGGTGCAACTCTTGCGACTACTGGAAATGTACCGCCAATTTCCCATCCAATGCAAGGTACCCTCTCTGAAAGGCCTAGCAACATTGATGGCCTTGTGGCGGGGAATGCCTTCTTTATCGATGCAAATCAAGAGAAAGCAGAAGACTTTATGTTAG GGAAAGGCCTTCTCTCCAAGATGGGAAGGAAATCATCTGTGCAAGATTATGAAAGGAAATCCTATGTACAAGATTATGAACGCCGTGCTACTTATAATACATCTTATTTATCAGCTACTGGATCTGATTCAATATTTACGACATTTGAGAGTGAAGTTAAGCAGTTAGTTACT GTTGGACTTCAGGCTGAGTATTCCTATGCCAGGAGTTTGGCTCGTTATGCTGCAACTCTAGGACCTACTGCCTGGAAAATAGCTTCTCAGAGGATTCAACAGGCACTGCCATCTGGCTGTAAATTTGGCCGTGGTTGGGTTGGCGAATACGAACCACTCCCAACCCCAGTATTAATGCTTGATAACCGTGTCCAGAAACATCATAGTCTGCCAACAACGTTGCAGTCTACTACTAAATTAACAAAGGCTGGTAAAGATGGTAAAAATTTAGAATCTACCTTGGAACGTCCTGTAAATGAACAGATGCTTGAGGGAAAACAGCCTTCAATTCGCCCTGGTAGTGGGTTAACATCAGAAGCAAAATCATCTTTGTTTAGCTCTGCTGGATTAACACCGAATACGTCTACCAGCCTCACTCATCAGCAACCAAATGTCCAAACCAGGAACATTGGAAAGTCTGAGAATaaaggtttgaaacaagtggagTTGAACTCTCTACCCTCAAGCGACCAGAACAGTGCTAGTTTAGTTGCAAAACTTAAAAGTAATGCTCCTGCAGCTGTTTCTAAACCTAGAGAGATGGTACCAAGTAGCATGAGTATTTTAACATCTATGCCTTTCAAGCAGCCAGATGCTAACGGGGTAGTTAGTGGAGAGTTACCTAATGGAACAGTCCGGAATACTAGTTTCAATAGACGGATGACTGCTCCGCCATCTGAAAGTACATCAACTCAAACAGTCAGATCAGCTCCCTTTGTTACCCATGGGCAAGAGCAGAGTCTTAGCGACCCAGTTCAGATGATGAGGATGTTATCTGAAAAGGCTCAAAGGCAGCAGGCTTCTAGTTCATCAAATCATCCCCCTACCGAAACTCCACAAGTTCAGATGATGCGGATGTTATCCGAGAAGGCTCAAAAGCAGCAGACTTCTAGTTCTTATAATCATTCCCCTACTGAAACTCCACCAGTTCAGATGATGCGGATGTTATCCGAGAAGGCTCAGAAGCAGCAGGCTTCTAGTTCATATAATCATTCGACTGCCGAAACTACACCTGTTCAGATGGTGCGGATGTTATCCGAGAAGGCTCAAAAGCAGCAGGCTTCTAGTTCATCTAATCATCCTCCTACTGAAACTCCATCAGTTCAGATGATGAGGATGTTATCTGAGAATGCTCAAAAACCGCAGGCTTCTAGTTCTTCTAATCATTCCCCTACTGAAACTCCACCAATAACTCCAAATCCACCGGGACAGAGAGAAGACTTGAGCAATGCTTCAGCAGCAGCTGCCCGTGCATGGATGTCTGTAGGAGCTGCTGGGTTTAAACAAGGACCTGAAAATTCTAGTTCACCCAAAAGTCAGATTTCTGCAGAGTCATTGTACAACCCGGCCCGTGAGTACCAGCAGCATATTTCACGAAGTAGGGGCGAGTTTCCTTCTGGTGGAATTCCTTTCCAGTCAGAGAAGAACTGTTTCCCGTTTCAGGCACTTGTACCTCAACATCACGCAATTTCACAGTTTTCAAACCGACCTATGGTTTTCCGTCAACAAGTAGCCGCTTCCGACctatcaagatttcaaatgcaGCCGCCTTGGCAAGCTGTCCGACCTCATAGTCAACCAAGACAGAAACAAGAAACACTTCCTCCTGACTTGAATATTGGTTTCCAGTCACCTGGGTCCCCTGCAAAACAATCTTCTGGTGTGCTGGTTGACTCACAGCAACCTGACCTTGCTTTGCAGCTATGA
- the LOC131617819 gene encoding LOB domain-containing protein 24-like: MIYGRCAACKSQRRKCPSDCIFSPYFPPNDPQRFAYVHKIYGGSNVGKMLKQLPYYVREHAANSLYLEAKSRIQDPVYGCVGIISKLYQQIHDTEIELAKIQTQIAFHKLQNQQFEDGSNLKFLMPQSNSMEKFQWPNQTPNWFN, translated from the exons ATGATTTATGGTAGATGTGCTGCCTGCAAGAGTCAAAGAAGAAAGTGTCCTTCTGATTGCATTTTCTCTCCTTATTTCCCTCCCAATGATCCTCAAAGATTTGCTTATGTTCACAAAATCTATGGTGGTAGCAATGTGGGAAAAATGCTTAAG CAATTGCCATATTATGTAAGAGAACATGCTGCAAATAGTTTGTATTTAGAAGCAAAAAGTAGGATTCAAGATCCTGTTTATGGATGTGTTGGAATTATCTCAAAATTGTATCAACAAATTCATGATACAGAAATTGAGTTGGCCAAAATTCAAACTCAGATTGCTTTTcataagcttcaaaatcaacaattTGAAGATGGATCAAATTTGAAGTTTTTGATGCCACAAAGTAATAGCATGGAGAAGTTTCAATGGCCTAATCAAACTCCTAATTGGTTCAATTAA